One window of Rissa tridactyla isolate bRisTri1 chromosome 12, bRisTri1.patW.cur.20221130, whole genome shotgun sequence genomic DNA carries:
- the AURKA gene encoding aurora kinase A — MDKNAKENHSGYPSRATKIGNPIGDGPKRVPVSQHSAQSRFLNSGVQAQRVLCPSNFAQRVPVQSQKSVLSNQKLSNNQTTQQSRPVFPVQATARPQVPSKSNEKPQQAAVPAKNSEAESTSKQKNEETAKKKNEETKKRQWSLDDFEIGRPLGKGKFGNVYLAREKKSKFILALKVLFKTQLEEAGVEHQLRREVEIQSHLRHPNILRLYGYFHDVTRVYLMLEYAPRGEVYKELQKLTKFDEQRTATYVTELADALSYCHSKSVIHRDIKPENLLLGSNGELKIADFGWSVHAPSSRRTTLCGTLDYLPPEMIEGRTHDEKVDIWSLGVLCYEFLVGKPPFEAETYQETYRAISRVEFKFPPFVSEGARDLISKLLKHNPFHRLPLKDVLLHPWITANSTKMPDSTKSNVAASSKTQS; from the exons attgGTAATCCCATTGGGGATGGCCCGAAACGTGTCCCTGTGTCTCAACATTCTGCTCAGAGCCGGTTTCTGAACAGTGGAGTTCAAGCGCAACGTGTTCTGTGTCCTTCAAACTTTGCCCAGCGAGTTCCAGTGCAGTCACAAAAATCTGTACTGTCAAACCAAAAACTGTCTAATAACCAGACAACGCAGCAGTCCCGACCAGTATTTCCTGTCCAAGCGACTGCTAGGCCTCAAGTTCCAAGCAAGAGCAATGAAAAACCTCAACAGGCTGCAGTACCTG CAAAAAATTCTGAAGCAGAAAGCACCtctaaacagaaaaatgaagaaactgctaaaaagaaaaatgaagagactaAAAA AAGGCAATGGTCTCTTGATGATTTTGAAATTGGTCGTCCGCTGGGGAAAGGAAAATTTGGAAATGTGTACCTAGCACGTGAAAAGAAGAGTAAATTTATTCTTGCATTGAAAGTGCTCTTTAAAACACAACTTGAGGAAGCCGGTGTAGAACATCAACTACGAAGAGAAGTTGAAATACAATCTCATCTTAG GCACCCCAACATTCTCAGATTATATGGCTACTTCCACGATGTTACAAGAGTCTACCTTATGCTAGAGTATGCACCTCGTGGAGAAGTCTACAAAGAACTTCAGAAACTTACCAAGTTTGATGAGCAAAGAACTGCTACT TATGTCACAGAACTAGCAGATGCCCTATCATACTGTCATTCAAAGAGTGTGATTCACCGAGACATCAAGCCAGAAAACTTGCTGCTTGGCTCAAATGGGGAATTAAAAATTGCTGACTTTGGATGGTCTGTGCATGCTCCATCTTCTAG GAGAACAACTCTCTGTGGGACACTTGACTACCTGCCTCCTGAAATGATTGAGGGAAGAACACATGATGAAAAGGTGGATATTTGGAGCCTGGGAGTTCTGTGCTATGAATTCCTTGTAGGGAAACCACCTTTTGAAGCAGAAACGTACCAGGAAACCTACAGAGCTATTTCCAGG GTGGAATTCAAGTTTCCTCCATTTGTATCAGAAGGTGCAAGGGATTTAATTTCAAAGCTTCTGAAGCATAACCCATTTCATCGACTGCCCTTAAAGGATGTACTTCTTCATCCCTGGATTACAGCGAACTCTACAAAGATGCCCGACAGCACAAAAAGCAATGTTGCTGCCTCATCCAAAACGCAGTCTTAG